The Rhodothermales bacterium region TCTCCATCAAGCCCGACAGCCATTCTCCGCTGCTCGACAGACCCCCGTGATTCTCGACGATTACGTTCAGTTCCAGGCCCGCGGCGAACTCAACGAGCTGCCTCAAACCGTCGGCAGATAGCTTCATCTGCGCGTCGTATGCCAGAGACTCCGCGTTGATCATGGCATTGACGCGGATTGAGTGACACGAAAGAAATTTCGCCGCCTGGACCCACTTGAAATGGTTCTCTACGGCGGACCGACGCACTCCTGGATCGCTACTTCCCAGATTTCCTTCCCCGTCCACCATGATCAGAAGCCCGCGAACGCCCTCGCCGTCGGCTCGCAACTTCAACTCCGCAAGATAGTCCGGCTCTCTTTCTCTCCCCCTCATGTCCCTGCTGAGGTACTCGATGGCTCCGATGCCGAACTCGCCGCGCGCCTCGGCCGCAAAGTTCATCGGGTCTCGAACGCCATCACGGTATGCCCGGTGCAGAGAGTACTGCGCCAGCGAGATTTCGAAAATCGAATCCATGGCAGCCTTCTCGTTTACAGCGGACCCTGTGTCTGTCTTGTCACTGGAAACGCAACCAGGACCGAGCAGAACCAGAGCGCCCGTGGCCGTTGAACCGGTAACCAAAAACTGTCGTCTGTCCATCGGTCCCTCGCCGTGCTTCGCGAACGTCCGAGAGCTACGCTGCCGGCGTCTCTGCCCCGTCGTCCACCTTGTCGTTAAACAGAAAGGCAAACAGCACCATCACAAGGGCCGCGAATCCGGCCGGGACAAACCAGAAGTCCTGCCATTGAGCAAGATTCAGAGCGTCTGCCCCGCCGAGGAAGCGATTGAAGATGTTGCCGGCCACCTGGGCTCCGATCAACATACCGACTCCGTATGTGACGAAAACGAGAAATCCCTGGGCCTGCCCGCGTACGGCCGCAGTGGACTTCTTGTCGACGTAGATCTGTCCCGTTACGAAGAAGAAATCGTAGCAGATGCCATGCATGAGAATGCCGCCAGCGAGCATCCAGAACACACTGCCCGGTGCTCCAGCAGCGAACAATATGTAGCGAACTACCCAGGCTCCCATGCCGACCGTCAACATCCACTTCACACCGAGTTTCCTGAAGAACAGAGGCATTAGAAGCATGAACACGACTTCTGAAATTTGTCCCAGCGTCATGAGGCTGGATGGATTCGGGAAGACCGTGCTCAGGATCCAGT contains the following coding sequences:
- a CDS encoding TIM barrel protein, giving the protein MDRRQFLVTGSTATGALVLLGPGCVSSDKTDTGSAVNEKAAMDSIFEISLAQYSLHRAYRDGVRDPMNFAAEARGEFGIGAIEYLSRDMRGREREPDYLAELKLRADGEGVRGLLIMVDGEGNLGSSDPGVRRSAVENHFKWVQAAKFLSCHSIRVNAMINAESLAYDAQMKLSADGLRQLVEFAAGLELNVIVENHGGLSSSGEWLSGLMEMVDHPRCGTLPDFGNFCIEGSAYPVDGCNVMYDYYRGVEELMPYAKAVSAKSYDFDEAGNETTLDYERLMRMVLDAGYRGYVGIEYEGSVLSEGDGIRATRDLLLAVRE